A stretch of Planococcus citri chromosome 5, ihPlaCitr1.1, whole genome shotgun sequence DNA encodes these proteins:
- the LOC135848125 gene encoding uncharacterized protein LOC135848125, producing the protein MNKGGKFIDLPKSLKDKKAVINVQNKDEKCFYYCILSKFKAYRPHIAELYHDFEKKLAKRNIKFDFSCINYPTTIKDIQNFEKHNNHVSVNVFIYETKKISPIKVCDMEKKFHYDLLMLKSKGGNYHYTYIKNFSRLVSSQLHKRKTAIEICKRCLVFFAGHNRFEKITEHKKYCNPRSVEPSWFVMPSGNRTHLYYKNYKYETPVTFCAFADFETMLLPVKENTSSKISKLRKYQKHEPIAFSFYVVHSEKGKIRDPVCYVGKNASSIFFDMIKEVGLYVERKYKKYKNVNNCTGFTIEEFEKFHTITKCVICKEDFLPGQKRAREHCHLTGKYIGPSHATPCNINRTTPDFLPVYFHNLSKYDSHLILHGYKRGASDIKVIPTTEETYITFSKKISDNFWIRFVDSYRFLSSSLHKLIESLPTSQLIHTQKYFSEPHLFDLITQKGFFCYDFLNDIKKLQHREIPTKQDFYNELNNQHITDEDYEFVQNVWEKFKCRNLEDYLVIYVISDCLLLADVFLSFRKLCLENYDLDPCYFYSLPGYAFETMLKTTKVKFDLIVDINQYLFLEKALRGGLNNTVCRYSEANNKYVPDHYDPENKKLNTIVYWDVNGLYSHIMRDCKLPVSKFEWIDDSEIQKFTTDFILELDDTSDTGFFLEVDLKYPIELHDFHNAFPFAPEKKTTPNSKISKLLCTLEDKKNYVIHYRNLKLCLKHGLILEKVYKILKFTQENFCKPYIDINTNLRKNAKNAFQKAFFKLLCNSVFGKTIENQRKYMNFRLICNEKKLNTAIKKPSFKSSVIFSENLVGVHSFKSKVILNKPIYVGISILELSRNFMYQFYYENLPEIFKGLPFPQLLYMDTDSFILSVQTDNVYPYIEKTCEQYFDTSNYPINHPCYTNLNNTVPGYFKDELYPDQCKRFISLCPKVYSLDLLNKEDNIKKIKGVKTDIVKKMSFEDFYQCLFENITCRKDQLLFKSINHEIFTIVQQKRALFNYCDKRYFYNNIDSLAYGHYKMLEYINDETSI; encoded by the coding sequence ATGAATAAAGGTGGCAAGTTTATTGATTTACCCAAATCATTAAAAGATAAAAAGGCTGttataaatgttcaaaataaagatGAGAAATGTTTTTACTATTGCATTTTATCCAAATTTAAGGCATATAGACCACATATAGCAGAACTGTAtcatgattttgagaaaaaattagccaagcgtaatatcaaatttgattttagttGTATAAACTATCCAACTACAATAAaggatattcaaaattttgagaaacataaTAATCATGTATCAGTCAACGTTTTTATctatgaaaccaaaaaaatttctccaataaaGGTGTGtgatatggaaaaaaaatttcattatgacCTATTAATGCTGAAAAGTAAAGGTGGCAATTATCATTACacatacatcaaaaattttagtaggCTAGTTTCTTCTCAGTTacataaaagaaaaacagcaaTAGAAATATGCAAACGTTGTTTAGTATTCTTTGCTGGTcataatcgatttgaaaaaataacagagCATAAAAAATACTGTAACCCTCGTTCAGTAGAGCCATCTTGGTTTGTTATGCCTAGTGGAAACAGGACACAtttatattataaaaattataaatatgagACACCAGTAACTTTTTGTGCCTTTGCTGACTTTGAAACCATGCTTCTTCCAGTAAAAGAAAATACATCaagtaaaatatcaaaattgagaaaatatcaaaaacatgaaCCTATAGCATTTAGTTTTTATGTTGTTCATTCAGAAAAGGGAAAAATTAGAGATCCAGTTTGCTATGTGGGAAAAAATGCatcaagtatattttttgatatgatAAAAGAGGTTGGTTTATATGTTGAAAGAAAGtacaagaaatataaaaatgtaaacaattgCACAGGTTTTACAATagaagaatttgagaaatttcataCCATTACAAAATGTGTCATTTGTAAAGAAGACTTTTTACCAGGTCAAAAAAGAGCCAGAGAACATTGTCATTTAACAGGGAAATACATAGGACCCTCACATGCTACTCCTTGCAACATAAATAGAACTACCCCTGACTTTCTTCCTGTATATTTTCATAATCTATCGAAATATGATAGTCATTTAATTCTTCATGGTTATAAGAGAGGTGCATCTGATATAAAAGTAATTCCTACCACAGAAGAAACCtatattacattttcaaaaaaaattagtgataatttttggattcgTTTTGTGGATTCTTATAGATTCTTATCTTCAAGTTTACATAAACTAATAGAGTCATTACCAACTTCACAACTAATCcatacacaaaaatatttttctgaaccCCATCTTTTTGATCTTATAACacaaaaaggatttttttgttatgattttttaaatgatataaaaaaattacaacacagAGAAATACCAACAAAACAAGATTTCTATAATGAATTGAATAACCAACACATTACTGATGAAGATtatgaatttgttcaaaatgtttgggaaaaatttaaatgtagaAATTTAGAGGACTATTTGGTAATTTATGTAATATCCGATTGTTTACTTTTGGCCGATGTATTTCtatcttttcgaaaattatgtctagaaaattatgatttggatccatgttatttttattcacttccGGGTTATGCTTTTGAAACCATGTTAAAAACCACCAAagtcaaatttgatttgattgtaGACATTAATCAGTacctatttcttgaaaaagctCTTCGAGGGGGATTAAATAATACAGTTTGTAGATATTCAGAAGCTAATAATAAATATGTCCCCGATCATTATgacccagaaaataaaaaattgaatacaattGTGTACTGGGATGTAAATGGGTTGTACAGTCACATAATGAGAGACTGCAAGCTTCCAGTATCTAAATTTGAATGGATAGATGAtagtgaaattcaaaaattcaccacagaTTTCATACTAGAACTAGATGACACTAGTGacactggattttttttagaagtagaTCTGAAATATCCAATAGAACTACATGATTTTCACAATGCATTTCCATTTGCACCAGAAAAAAAGACTactccaaattcaaaaatttctaaattgttATGCACTTtggaagataaaaaaaattatgtaattcatTATCGTAATTTGAAGTTATGTCTCAAACATGGATTAATACtagaaaaagtttacaaaattctaaaattcacccaggaaaatttttgtaagccaTACATTGACATTAATACAAATTTacgtaaaaatgcaaaaaatgcttTCCAAAAAGCTTTCTTCAAATTACTTTGCAACTCTGTATTTGGAAAAACTATAGAAAATCAACGTAAATACATGAATTTCAGATtaatttgtaatgaaaaaaaattgaatactgcAATTAAAAAGCCctcattcaaaagttcagtaattttctcagaaaatctTGTAGGTGTTCATTCATTCAAGTCTAAGGTTATTTTAAACAAGCCCATTTATGTTGGTATAAGTATTTTGGAACTATCTCGAAATTTTATGtatcaattttattatgaaaatttacctgaaatttttaaaggtcTTCCATTCCCACAATTATTATACATGGATACTGATAGTTTCATATTATCAGTACAGACAGACAATGTTTATCCATACATTGAAAAAACTTGTGAACAATATTTTGATACTAGCAATTACCCTATTAATCATCCATGTTACACAAATTTGAATAACACAGTCCCTGGATATTTTAAAGATGAACTTTATCCTGATCAATGTAAACGATTCATCTCCCTATGTCCAAAAGTTTACAGTTTAGATTTATTAAATAAAGAagacaatattaaaaaaataaagggaGTAAAAACAGacatagtgaaaaaaatgagtttcgaagatttttaccaatgtttatttgaaaacatCACATGTAGAAAAGATCAACTACTTTTCAAATCTATCAATCAcgaaatttttactattgtaCAACAAAAACGAGCTCTTTTTAATTATTGTGATAAGCGTTACTTTTATAATAATATTGATAGTTTAGCCTATGGACACTATAAAATGTTAGAATATATTAATGATGAAACATCcatttaa